In Vicia villosa cultivar HV-30 ecotype Madison, WI unplaced genomic scaffold, Vvil1.0 ctg.000098F_1_1, whole genome shotgun sequence, the following proteins share a genomic window:
- the LOC131624024 gene encoding uncharacterized mitochondrial protein AtMg00810-like — protein MEMDQIPGNSLVVFSITTSLNVSHELPVVATAWIGKTATKAYAFFDGMLDRMVKHFFNQMQSEFEMSLVGELTYFLGLQIKQMEDSIFLSQSKYAKNIIKNFGMDNASHKRTPAPTHLKLSKDESGTSVDQSLYRSMIGSLLYLTASRPDIAFAVGVCARYQAEPKVSHINQVKRILK, from the exons ATGGAAATGGATCAAATACCAGGAAACAGCCTTGTAGTATTTAGCATAACAACTTCTCTTAACG TGTCTCATGAATTGCCTGTtgtagcgacggcctggattggcaaaacagcgacgaaggcttatgctt tcTTTGATGGGATGTTAGATAGGATGGTTAAACATTTTTTCAATCAAATGCaatctgagtttgaaatgagccttGTTGGAGAATTGACCTATTTTCTTGGACTGCAAATCAAACAAATGGAAGATTCCATTTTTCTCTCCCAAAGTAAATATGCCAAGAACATAATCAAAAATTTTGGAATGGATAATGCTAGTCACAAAAGAACACCTGCACCCACACATTTAAAGTTATCTAAAGATGAAAGTGGTACTAGTGTTGATCAAAGCCTGTATAGAAGCATGATAGGGAGCCTGCTGTATCTAACAGCTAGTAGACCAGATATTGCCTTTGCAGTTGGTGTGTGTGCTagatatcaagcagaacccaaagtGAGTCACATAAATCAAGTTAAGAGGATTCTCAAATAA
- the LOC131624011 gene encoding external alternative NAD(P)H-ubiquinone oxidoreductase B3, mitochondrial-like, translated as MSWSSFYHTASRVFHEYPSWSKSVVVCTIISGGGLAAYGDTRSAYSDSGDQFPKKKVVVLGTGWAGTSFVKSMKNSSYDIHVVSPRNYFAFTPLLPSVTCGTVEARSIVEPIRNISRKSGLDVQFSEAECYKIDPKNNKVYCKATHDKKLGGTEEFSLDYDYLVIAMGARSNTFNTPGVEEHAYFLKEVEDAKRIRHKVINLFERASLPCVPVEEKKKLLSFVIVGGGPTGVEFAAELHDFVHEDLSKLYPSLKDHVKITLLEAGDHILNMFDKRITEFAEGKFKRDGIDVKLGSMVVKVGEKEISSKERGSGEIVTLPHGMVVWSTGIGARPEIVDFMKQLGQINRRALVTDEWLRVEGCDNIYALGDCATVNQRKVMEDIAVIFSKADKDNSGMLDLKEFQNVVGDIIERYPQVDIYLKSQMKDMASLLSKSQESPTTVVDIEYFKQALSKVDSQMKNLPATAQVAAQQGTYLADCFNRMELCERYPEGPLRFRGTGRHRFHAFRYKHLGQFAPLGGEQTAAQLPGDWVSIGHSSQWLWYSVYASKLVSWRTRALVISDWGRRFIFGRDSSQI; from the exons ATGAGTTGGTCTTCCTTTTATCACACAGCCTCCAGGGTTTTTCATGAGTATCCATCCTGGTCTAAGTCTGTTGTTGTATGCACTATCATCAG CGGTGGAGGTCTAGCGGCATATGGTGATACCAGATCAGCATATAGTGATAGTGGTGATCAATTCCCAAAAAAGAAGGTGGTGGTTCTTGGAACTGGTTGGGCTGGAACAAGTTTTGTGAAAAGCATGAAAAACTCCTCCTATGATATTCATGTTGTTTCACCGCGTAACTATTTTGCATTCACTCCTTTGTTACCTAGTGTCACTTGTGGCACAGTCGAGGCACGAAGTATCGTTGAGCCTATTCGAAATATCAGCAGAAAG AGTGGTTTAGATGTTCAATTCAGTGAAGCTGAATGCTATAAGATTGATCCAAAGAACAACAAAGTTTACTGCAAAGCTACTCATGACAAAAAGCTAGGTGGAACAGAAGAATTTTCCCTTGATTATGATTACTTAGTAATAGCTATGGGAGCTCGTTCTAATACCTTTAATACACCTGGTGTCGAGGAACATGCCTACTTCTTGAAG GAAGTGGAAGATGCTAAAAGAATCCGCCACAAAGTGATTAACCTTTTTGAAAGAGCAAGCCTTCCTTGTGTACCGGTGGAAGAGAAGAAAAAGCTTCTCAGTTTTGTAATTGTCGGTGGTGGTCCAACTGGTGTAGAGTTTGCAGCAGAGCTACATGATTTTGTGCATGAAGATTTGTCTAAGCTATATCCTTCTCTTAAAGACCATGTCAAGATTACTCTCCTCGAGGCTGGTGATCATATCTTGAACAT GTTTGACAAGAGAATAACGGAATTTGCTGAAGGAAAGTTCAAAAGAGATGGAATTGATGTGAAATTAGGATCTATGGTTGTGAAAGTTGGTGAAAAAGAAATCTCGTCGAAAGAAAGAGGAAGTGGTGAAATTGTTACTTTACCTCATGGGATGGTAGTTTGGTCCACTGGTATTGGTGCTCGTCCTGAAATAGTTGATTTTATGAAGCAACTTGGCCAG ATTAACAGGCGCGCATTGGTGACCGATGAATGGCTGAGGGTGGAAGGGTGTGACAACATCTATGCTCTAGGTGATTGTGCCACTGTTAATCAACGTAAAGTTATG GAAGATATAGCGGTGATATTTAGCAAAGCGGACAAGGACAATTCGGGAATGTTAGATCTTAAAGAATTTCAAAACGTTGTTGGAGATATTATTGAGAGGTATCCACAAGTGGACATTTATTTAAAAAGCCAAATGAAAGACATGGCATCTTTGCTAAGTAAATCTCAGGAAAGCCCTACTACAGTTGTGGACATTGAATACTTTAAACAAGCGCTTTCAAAAGTTGATTCTCAGATGAAAAATCTTCCTGCAACCGCTCAG GTAGCTGCTCAACAAGGAACCTATCTCGCAGACTGTTTCAATCGGATGGAATTGTGCGAGAGATATCCGGAAGGCCCTCTAAGGTTTAGAGGAACCGGACGCCATAGATTTCATGCATTCAG GTACAAGCATTTGGGACAATTTGCTCCTCTTGGAGGAGAACAAACTGCAGCTCAACTTCCAGGAGATTGGGTTTCAATTGGTCATAGCAGTCAGTGGTTGTGGTATTCAGTATATGCAAG CAAACTAGTCAGCTGGAGAACAAGAGCTTTGGTGATATCTGATTGGGGAAGACGATTCATATTTGGCAGAGACTCAAGTCAAATCTGa
- the LOC131624012 gene encoding uncharacterized protein LOC131624012 produces the protein MSSAIRAWSVAASVGVVEALKDQGICRWNYTLKLAQQHVKNNVRSFSQANKLSSSNSSAIISKRLKDNMAKQPEESLRTVMYLSCWGPS, from the coding sequence ATGAGTTCAGCAATCAGAGCTTGGAGTGTAGCTGCCAGCGTCGGTGTTGTGGAGGCCTTGAAAGACCAAGGCATCTGCAGATGGAATTATACTTTGAAATTAGCTCAACAACATGTTAAAAACAATGTTCGATCTTTCTCTCAGGCGAATAAGCTTTCTTCTTCCAATTCTTCTGCTATCATCTCTAAAAGACTGAAAGATAATATGGCAAAACAGCCTGAGGAGTCTTTGAGGACAGTAATGTATCTAAGCTGCTGGGGTCCTAGTTAA